A stretch of the Trichocoleus sp. FACHB-46 genome encodes the following:
- a CDS encoding gas vesicle protein GvpG has translation MFFDLLLAPITGPLAGITWLGSQIQERVNAEWDDKENLSKRLLTLQLAFDMGEVSEEDFEAQEEELLLAIQALEDEAKAAQTED, from the coding sequence ATGTTTTTTGACTTACTACTAGCACCGATTACTGGTCCCCTCGCAGGTATAACCTGGCTGGGCTCACAAATTCAAGAACGAGTGAATGCTGAGTGGGACGATAAAGAAAACCTCAGTAAGCGACTGCTCACTCTGCAATTAGCCTTTGATATGGGTGAAGTGTCGGAAGAAGACTTTGAAGCTCAAGAAGAAGAGCTGTTGTTGGCAATTCAAGCGCTGGAAGACGAAGCAAAAGCAGCTCAAACCGAGGATTGA